In the Nitrosopumilus cobalaminigenes genome, CTTTTAATTTCAGATGGTTTTCACAGAAAAGGTAAACCAGTATCCCAAAAAGAATCTGTTGAAACTGCATTAAAGGACACGTTTGTAGAAAAAACTATTGTTATCCCATACAAAGGAATTGACAAATATGAAAAATCTGAACAATTTGTTTTTTATGATGATCTTGTATCTTCTCAAAAGGAAATTTGTGATACAGAAATTTTAGATTCTGAAGATAAATTATTTATCTTGTATACTTCGGGCACTACTGGTAAACCAAAAGGTGTGGTCCACACCCATGGCGGTTTTTCAGTATTTGCAGGTCATCAGGCAGCATATCTGATTGATACTCAGGCACAAGATACTCTATTTTGGCCTGCAGATATTGGTTGGATTACCGGATTAGTGTGGAATGTGTACGGTTTATTGATTTTGGGTGCTAGTGCAGTAATTTACGATGGTGGATTAGATTTTCCAAAAACTGATAGAATTTGGAAAATGCTTTCTGATTATCAAGCAACCATATTTGGGATTTCTCCAACTGCAGTACGATTGTTTAAAAAAAACAATGTTGAACCTTTAAAATTATTTTCATTAGATAAAATAAAAAATATTCCTACAACTGGTGAACCTCTTGATGAGGATTCATGGTGGTGGTTATATGAAAAAGTTGGAAATAAAAAAATCCCAATAATGAATCTTTCTGGTGGCACTGAAATTGGGGGTGCAATGCTTTCTGTTTTACCTGGAATGAAACTAAAACCATCTACAGTTGGAATCCCAGTCCCTGGAATGAATTTAGATGTAATTGATGATGATAAAAAAAGTGTTAGAGAAAAAAATGGTTATTTGATAATTAAATCCCCTTGGCCTGCAATGACTCGTGGATTATTAAATGATGATGAACGATACATTGACACATACTGGTCCCGATTTGAAAATATTTGGTTTCATGGTGATTATGTGTATGTTGATAAGGATGATTTGTGGTATATGCGTGGAAGAACAGATGATGTAATCAATGTGTCTGGTCATAGAATGAGTACTGCTGAA is a window encoding:
- a CDS encoding AMP-binding protein, with the translated sequence MSDFEFIPTEKQIQESNIFKFMKKHNLSSLEELSQKAKNDLEWYWKSVDSDIGIIWDKPYSKILDDSKGIAWSKWFVDGKTNIYKSSVEKFAKLTPDKTVYYFESEDGAKSKISYSELDYKVSKFANGLKSLGVKKGDVIAIYLPMIEEAILSILAAAKIGAIQTVIFSGYSSESLHIRLQDCKAKILLISDGFHRKGKPVSQKESVETALKDTFVEKTIVIPYKGIDKYEKSEQFVFYDDLVSSQKEICDTEILDSEDKLFILYTSGTTGKPKGVVHTHGGFSVFAGHQAAYLIDTQAQDTLFWPADIGWITGLVWNVYGLLILGASAVIYDGGLDFPKTDRIWKMLSDYQATIFGISPTAVRLFKKNNVEPLKLFSLDKIKNIPTTGEPLDEDSWWWLYEKVGNKKIPIMNLSGGTEIGGAMLSVLPGMKLKPSTVGIPVPGMNLDVIDDDKKSVREKNGYLIIKSPWPAMTRGLLNDDERYIDTYWSRFENIWFHGDYVYVDKDDLWYMRGRTDDVINVSGHRMSTAEIEHTVISHNKISDAASIAIPDELTGEAIVVFFVPDDKNEIDLESEVSDYISKKIGKVAKPKFVFQLTDLPKTRTGKIMRRLLKSKLLGTDLGDLSSLENPQILDEILKIG